A single genomic interval of Bos indicus isolate NIAB-ARS_2022 breed Sahiwal x Tharparkar chromosome 5, NIAB-ARS_B.indTharparkar_mat_pri_1.0, whole genome shotgun sequence harbors:
- the TMPRSS6 gene encoding transmembrane protease serine 6 isoform X3 has product MLKELIASTPLGTYYNSSAVYSFGEGPFTCFFWFILQIPEHRRPMLSPDVVRALLAEELLSAVNSSAPAPYRTEYEVDPEGLVILEASVKDIVALNSTLGCYRYSYVGQGQALRLKGPDTLASSCLWHLQGPQDLMLKLRLEWKLADCRDRLAMYDVAGPLERRLITSVYGCSRQEPVVEVLASGAIMAVVWKKGLHSYYDPFVLSVQPVTIQACEVNLTLEGRLEPQGVLSTPYFPSYYSPSTHCSWHLTVPSLDYGLALWFDAYALRRQKYNMPCTQGQWTIQNRRLCGLRTLQPYAERIPVVASAGITINFTSQISLTGPGVQVHYSLYNQSDPCPGEFLCSVNGLCVPTCDGVKDCPNGLDERNCVCRATFQCQEDSTCIPLSRVCDRQPDCLNGSDEEQCQEGVPCGTFTFRCEDHSCVKKPNPQCDGHPDCRDGSDEQHCDCGLQGPLGRIVGGAVSSEGEWPWQASLQVRGRHICGGALIADRWVITAAHCFQEESMASPALWTVFLGKVWQSSRWPGEVSFKVSRLLLHPYHEEDSHDYDVALLQLDHPVVRSATVQPICLPARSHFFEAGLHCWITGWGALREGGPTSNGLQKVDVQLIPQDLCSEAYRYQVTPRMLCAGYRNGKKDACQVTPTECARGGERAWPSAHSSLQQPHGKGDSGGPLVCKEPSGRWFLAGLVSWGLGCGRPNYFGVYTRITGVIGWIQQVLT; this is encoded by the exons ATG CTCAAGGAGCTCATTGCCAGCACCCCCCTAGGTACTTACTACAACTCCAGTGCCGTCTACTCCTTTGG GGAGGGACCATTCACGTGCTTCTTCTGGTTCATCCTCCAAATCCCGGAGCACCGCCGGCCAATGCTGAGCCCCGACGTGGTGCGGGCCCTGCTGGCGGAGGAGCTGCTGTCTGCGGTCAACAGCTCGGCCCCCGCTCCCTATCGGACCGAGTATGAGGTGGACCCCGAGGGCCTGGTGATCCTGG AAGCCAGCGTGAAAGACATAGTTGCACTGAATTCCACGCTGG GCTGCTACCGCTACAGCTACgtgggccagggccaggccctcCGGCTGAAGGGGCCCGACACCCTGGCCTCCAGCTGCCTGTGGCACCTTCAGGGCCCCCAGGATCTCATGCTCAAACTCCGGCTCGAGTGGAAGCTGGCTGACTGCCGGGACCGGCTGGCCATGTATGACGTGGCGGGGCCTCTCGAGAGGAGGCTCATCACCTC GGTCTATGGCTGCAGTCGCCAGGAGCCCGTGGTGGAGGTCCTAGCCTCAGGTGCCATCATGGCGGTGGTCTGGAAGAAGGGCCTTCACAGCTACTACGACCCCTTTGTGCTCTCCGTGCAGCCTGTGACCATCCAGG CCTGTGAGGTGAACCTGACCCTGGAGGGCCGGCTGGAGCCACAGGGCGTCCTCAGCACACCGTACTTCCCCAGCTACTACTCACCCAGCACCCACTGCTCCTGGCACTTGACG gTGCCCTCTCTGGACTATGGCTTGGCCCTCTGGTTTGACGCCTATGCACTGCGGAGGCAGAAATACAACATGCCATGCACCCAGGGCCAGTGGACCATCCAAAACAGAAG GCTATGTGGCCTGCGCACCCTGCAGCCCTATGCTGAGAGGATCCCTGTGGTTGCCAGCGCCGGCATCACCATCAACTTCACGTCCCAGATCTCCCTCACTGGGCCCGGCGTGCAGGTGCACTACAGCTTGTACAACCAGTCAGATC CCTGTCCTGGAGAGTTCCTCTGCTCCGTGAATGGACTCTGTGTGCCCACCTGCGACGGGGTCAAGGATTGCCCCAATGGCCTGGATGAGAGAAACTGCG TCTGCAGAGCCACATTCCAGTGCCAAGAGGACAGCACGTGCATCCCCCTGTCCAGGGTCTGTGACCGGCAGCCCGACTGTCTCAATGGGAGTGACGAAGAGCAATGCCAGGAAG GGGTGCCTTGTGGGACCTTCACCTTTCGGTGTGAAGACCACAGCTGTGTGAAGAAGCCCAACCCACAGTGTGACGGGCACCCCGACTGCAGGGATGGCTCGGATGAGCAGCACTGCG actGTGGCCTTCAGGGCCCCTTGGGCCGCATCGTGGGCGGGGCCGTGTCCTCGGAGGGTGAGTGGCCGTGGCAGGCCAGCCTCCAGGTTCGTGGCCGACACATCTGTGGGGGGGCCCTCATCGCTGATCGCTGGGTGATCACTGCTGCCCACTGCTTCCAGGAGGAAAG CATGGCATCCCCAGCGCTGTGGACCGTGTTCCTGGGCAAAGTGTGGCAGAGCTCACGCTGGCCGGGAGAGGTGTCCTTCAAAGTGAGCCGCCTGCTCCTGCACCCATACCACGAGGAGGACAGCCACGACTACGACGTGGCCCTGCTGCAGCTTGACCACCCTGTGGTGCGCTCGGCTACTGTGCAGCCCATCTGCCTGCCTGCCCGCTCCCACTTTTTCGAGGCGGGCCTGCACTGCTGGATCACAGGCTGGGGTGCCCTGCGAGAAGGCG GCCCCACCAGCAACGGCCTGCAGAAGGTGGACGTGCAGCTGATCCCGCAGGACCTGTGCAGCGAGGCCTACCGCTACCAGGTGACACCCCGCATGCTGTGCGCCGGCTACCGCAACGGCAAGAAGGATGCCTGCCAGGTGACTCCCACGGAGTGTGCCAGGGGCGGGGAGAGGGCATGGCCCTCAGCTCACAGCAGCCTGCAGCAGCCTCACGGCAAG GGTGACTCAGGTGGCCCGCTGGTGTGCAAGGAGCCCAGTGGCCGTTGGTTCCTGGCAGGGCTGGTCAGCTGGGGTCTGGGCTGCGGCCGGCCCAACTATTTTGGCGTCTACACCCGCATCACTGGTGTGATAGGCTGGATCCAGCAGGTGCTGACTTGA
- the TMPRSS6 gene encoding transmembrane protease serine 6 isoform X2 — protein MPMAKAPQAAGGQGDGGDGEEAEPEGMFKAPKDAKRKVRDYLRLAPLWLALVMLASVGVLLWYFLGYKAEVTVSQVYSGSLRVLNRHFSQDLARRESSAFRSETAKAQKMLKELIASTPLGTYYNSSAVYSFGEGPFTCFFWFILQIPEHRRPMLSPDVVRALLAEELLSAVNSSAPAPYRTEYEVDPEGLVILEASVKDIVALNSTLGCYRYSYVGQGQALRLKGPDTLASSCLWHLQGPQDLMLKLRLEWKLADCRDRLAMYDVAGPLERRLITSVYGCSRQEPVVEVLASGAIMAVVWKKGLHSYYDPFVLSVQPVTIQACEVNLTLEGRLEPQGVLSTPYFPSYYSPSTHCSWHLTVPSLDYGLALWFDAYALRRQKYNMPCTQGQWTIQNRRLCGLRTLQPYAERIPVVASAGITINFTSQISLTGPGVQVHYSLYNQSDPCPGEFLCSVNGLCVPTCDGVKDCPNGLDERNCVCRATFQCQEDSTCIPLSRVCDRQPDCLNGSDEEQCQEGVPCGTFTFRCEDHSCVKKPNPQCDGHPDCRDGSDEQHCDCGLQGPLGRIVGGAVSSEGEWPWQASLQVRGRHICGGALIADRWVITAAHCFQEESMASPALWTVFLGKVWQSSRWPGEVSFKVSRLLLHPYHEEDSHDYDVALLQLDHPVVRSATVQPICLPARSHFFEAGLHCWITGWGALREGGPTSNGLQKVDVQLIPQDLCSEAYRYQVTPRMLCAGYRNGKKDACQGDSGGPLVCKEPSGRWFLAGLVSWGLGCGRPNYFGVYTRITGVIGWIQQVLT, from the exons GGTACAAGGCAGAGGTGACAGTCAGCCAGGTGTACTCAGGCAGCCTCCGCGTGCTCAATCGCCACTTCTCCCAGGACCTTGCCCGCCGGGAGTCCAGTGCCTTCCGCAGTGAAACTGCCAAAGCTCAGAAGATG CTCAAGGAGCTCATTGCCAGCACCCCCCTAGGTACTTACTACAACTCCAGTGCCGTCTACTCCTTTGG GGAGGGACCATTCACGTGCTTCTTCTGGTTCATCCTCCAAATCCCGGAGCACCGCCGGCCAATGCTGAGCCCCGACGTGGTGCGGGCCCTGCTGGCGGAGGAGCTGCTGTCTGCGGTCAACAGCTCGGCCCCCGCTCCCTATCGGACCGAGTATGAGGTGGACCCCGAGGGCCTGGTGATCCTGG AAGCCAGCGTGAAAGACATAGTTGCACTGAATTCCACGCTGG GCTGCTACCGCTACAGCTACgtgggccagggccaggccctcCGGCTGAAGGGGCCCGACACCCTGGCCTCCAGCTGCCTGTGGCACCTTCAGGGCCCCCAGGATCTCATGCTCAAACTCCGGCTCGAGTGGAAGCTGGCTGACTGCCGGGACCGGCTGGCCATGTATGACGTGGCGGGGCCTCTCGAGAGGAGGCTCATCACCTC GGTCTATGGCTGCAGTCGCCAGGAGCCCGTGGTGGAGGTCCTAGCCTCAGGTGCCATCATGGCGGTGGTCTGGAAGAAGGGCCTTCACAGCTACTACGACCCCTTTGTGCTCTCCGTGCAGCCTGTGACCATCCAGG CCTGTGAGGTGAACCTGACCCTGGAGGGCCGGCTGGAGCCACAGGGCGTCCTCAGCACACCGTACTTCCCCAGCTACTACTCACCCAGCACCCACTGCTCCTGGCACTTGACG gTGCCCTCTCTGGACTATGGCTTGGCCCTCTGGTTTGACGCCTATGCACTGCGGAGGCAGAAATACAACATGCCATGCACCCAGGGCCAGTGGACCATCCAAAACAGAAG GCTATGTGGCCTGCGCACCCTGCAGCCCTATGCTGAGAGGATCCCTGTGGTTGCCAGCGCCGGCATCACCATCAACTTCACGTCCCAGATCTCCCTCACTGGGCCCGGCGTGCAGGTGCACTACAGCTTGTACAACCAGTCAGATC CCTGTCCTGGAGAGTTCCTCTGCTCCGTGAATGGACTCTGTGTGCCCACCTGCGACGGGGTCAAGGATTGCCCCAATGGCCTGGATGAGAGAAACTGCG TCTGCAGAGCCACATTCCAGTGCCAAGAGGACAGCACGTGCATCCCCCTGTCCAGGGTCTGTGACCGGCAGCCCGACTGTCTCAATGGGAGTGACGAAGAGCAATGCCAGGAAG GGGTGCCTTGTGGGACCTTCACCTTTCGGTGTGAAGACCACAGCTGTGTGAAGAAGCCCAACCCACAGTGTGACGGGCACCCCGACTGCAGGGATGGCTCGGATGAGCAGCACTGCG actGTGGCCTTCAGGGCCCCTTGGGCCGCATCGTGGGCGGGGCCGTGTCCTCGGAGGGTGAGTGGCCGTGGCAGGCCAGCCTCCAGGTTCGTGGCCGACACATCTGTGGGGGGGCCCTCATCGCTGATCGCTGGGTGATCACTGCTGCCCACTGCTTCCAGGAGGAAAG CATGGCATCCCCAGCGCTGTGGACCGTGTTCCTGGGCAAAGTGTGGCAGAGCTCACGCTGGCCGGGAGAGGTGTCCTTCAAAGTGAGCCGCCTGCTCCTGCACCCATACCACGAGGAGGACAGCCACGACTACGACGTGGCCCTGCTGCAGCTTGACCACCCTGTGGTGCGCTCGGCTACTGTGCAGCCCATCTGCCTGCCTGCCCGCTCCCACTTTTTCGAGGCGGGCCTGCACTGCTGGATCACAGGCTGGGGTGCCCTGCGAGAAGGCG GCCCCACCAGCAACGGCCTGCAGAAGGTGGACGTGCAGCTGATCCCGCAGGACCTGTGCAGCGAGGCCTACCGCTACCAGGTGACACCCCGCATGCTGTGCGCCGGCTACCGCAACGGCAAGAAGGATGCCTGCCAG GGTGACTCAGGTGGCCCGCTGGTGTGCAAGGAGCCCAGTGGCCGTTGGTTCCTGGCAGGGCTGGTCAGCTGGGGTCTGGGCTGCGGCCGGCCCAACTATTTTGGCGTCTACACCCGCATCACTGGTGTGATAGGCTGGATCCAGCAGGTGCTGACTTGA
- the TMPRSS6 gene encoding transmembrane protease serine 6 isoform X1, which yields MPMAKAPQAAGGQGDGGDGEEAEPEGMFKAPKDAKRKVRDYLRLAPLWLALVMLASVGVLLWYFLGYKAEVTVSQVYSGSLRVLNRHFSQDLARRESSAFRSETAKAQKMLKELIASTPLGTYYNSSAVYSFGEGPFTCFFWFILQIPEHRRPMLSPDVVRALLAEELLSAVNSSAPAPYRTEYEVDPEGLVILEASVKDIVALNSTLGCYRYSYVGQGQALRLKGPDTLASSCLWHLQGPQDLMLKLRLEWKLADCRDRLAMYDVAGPLERRLITSVYGCSRQEPVVEVLASGAIMAVVWKKGLHSYYDPFVLSVQPVTIQACEVNLTLEGRLEPQGVLSTPYFPSYYSPSTHCSWHLTVPSLDYGLALWFDAYALRRQKYNMPCTQGQWTIQNRRLCGLRTLQPYAERIPVVASAGITINFTSQISLTGPGVQVHYSLYNQSDPCPGEFLCSVNGLCVPTCDGVKDCPNGLDERNCVCRATFQCQEDSTCIPLSRVCDRQPDCLNGSDEEQCQEGVPCGTFTFRCEDHSCVKKPNPQCDGHPDCRDGSDEQHCDCGLQGPLGRIVGGAVSSEGEWPWQASLQVRGRHICGGALIADRWVITAAHCFQEESMASPALWTVFLGKVWQSSRWPGEVSFKVSRLLLHPYHEEDSHDYDVALLQLDHPVVRSATVQPICLPARSHFFEAGLHCWITGWGALREGGPTSNGLQKVDVQLIPQDLCSEAYRYQVTPRMLCAGYRNGKKDACQVTPTECARGGERAWPSAHSSLQQPHGKGDSGGPLVCKEPSGRWFLAGLVSWGLGCGRPNYFGVYTRITGVIGWIQQVLT from the exons GGTACAAGGCAGAGGTGACAGTCAGCCAGGTGTACTCAGGCAGCCTCCGCGTGCTCAATCGCCACTTCTCCCAGGACCTTGCCCGCCGGGAGTCCAGTGCCTTCCGCAGTGAAACTGCCAAAGCTCAGAAGATG CTCAAGGAGCTCATTGCCAGCACCCCCCTAGGTACTTACTACAACTCCAGTGCCGTCTACTCCTTTGG GGAGGGACCATTCACGTGCTTCTTCTGGTTCATCCTCCAAATCCCGGAGCACCGCCGGCCAATGCTGAGCCCCGACGTGGTGCGGGCCCTGCTGGCGGAGGAGCTGCTGTCTGCGGTCAACAGCTCGGCCCCCGCTCCCTATCGGACCGAGTATGAGGTGGACCCCGAGGGCCTGGTGATCCTGG AAGCCAGCGTGAAAGACATAGTTGCACTGAATTCCACGCTGG GCTGCTACCGCTACAGCTACgtgggccagggccaggccctcCGGCTGAAGGGGCCCGACACCCTGGCCTCCAGCTGCCTGTGGCACCTTCAGGGCCCCCAGGATCTCATGCTCAAACTCCGGCTCGAGTGGAAGCTGGCTGACTGCCGGGACCGGCTGGCCATGTATGACGTGGCGGGGCCTCTCGAGAGGAGGCTCATCACCTC GGTCTATGGCTGCAGTCGCCAGGAGCCCGTGGTGGAGGTCCTAGCCTCAGGTGCCATCATGGCGGTGGTCTGGAAGAAGGGCCTTCACAGCTACTACGACCCCTTTGTGCTCTCCGTGCAGCCTGTGACCATCCAGG CCTGTGAGGTGAACCTGACCCTGGAGGGCCGGCTGGAGCCACAGGGCGTCCTCAGCACACCGTACTTCCCCAGCTACTACTCACCCAGCACCCACTGCTCCTGGCACTTGACG gTGCCCTCTCTGGACTATGGCTTGGCCCTCTGGTTTGACGCCTATGCACTGCGGAGGCAGAAATACAACATGCCATGCACCCAGGGCCAGTGGACCATCCAAAACAGAAG GCTATGTGGCCTGCGCACCCTGCAGCCCTATGCTGAGAGGATCCCTGTGGTTGCCAGCGCCGGCATCACCATCAACTTCACGTCCCAGATCTCCCTCACTGGGCCCGGCGTGCAGGTGCACTACAGCTTGTACAACCAGTCAGATC CCTGTCCTGGAGAGTTCCTCTGCTCCGTGAATGGACTCTGTGTGCCCACCTGCGACGGGGTCAAGGATTGCCCCAATGGCCTGGATGAGAGAAACTGCG TCTGCAGAGCCACATTCCAGTGCCAAGAGGACAGCACGTGCATCCCCCTGTCCAGGGTCTGTGACCGGCAGCCCGACTGTCTCAATGGGAGTGACGAAGAGCAATGCCAGGAAG GGGTGCCTTGTGGGACCTTCACCTTTCGGTGTGAAGACCACAGCTGTGTGAAGAAGCCCAACCCACAGTGTGACGGGCACCCCGACTGCAGGGATGGCTCGGATGAGCAGCACTGCG actGTGGCCTTCAGGGCCCCTTGGGCCGCATCGTGGGCGGGGCCGTGTCCTCGGAGGGTGAGTGGCCGTGGCAGGCCAGCCTCCAGGTTCGTGGCCGACACATCTGTGGGGGGGCCCTCATCGCTGATCGCTGGGTGATCACTGCTGCCCACTGCTTCCAGGAGGAAAG CATGGCATCCCCAGCGCTGTGGACCGTGTTCCTGGGCAAAGTGTGGCAGAGCTCACGCTGGCCGGGAGAGGTGTCCTTCAAAGTGAGCCGCCTGCTCCTGCACCCATACCACGAGGAGGACAGCCACGACTACGACGTGGCCCTGCTGCAGCTTGACCACCCTGTGGTGCGCTCGGCTACTGTGCAGCCCATCTGCCTGCCTGCCCGCTCCCACTTTTTCGAGGCGGGCCTGCACTGCTGGATCACAGGCTGGGGTGCCCTGCGAGAAGGCG GCCCCACCAGCAACGGCCTGCAGAAGGTGGACGTGCAGCTGATCCCGCAGGACCTGTGCAGCGAGGCCTACCGCTACCAGGTGACACCCCGCATGCTGTGCGCCGGCTACCGCAACGGCAAGAAGGATGCCTGCCAGGTGACTCCCACGGAGTGTGCCAGGGGCGGGGAGAGGGCATGGCCCTCAGCTCACAGCAGCCTGCAGCAGCCTCACGGCAAG GGTGACTCAGGTGGCCCGCTGGTGTGCAAGGAGCCCAGTGGCCGTTGGTTCCTGGCAGGGCTGGTCAGCTGGGGTCTGGGCTGCGGCCGGCCCAACTATTTTGGCGTCTACACCCGCATCACTGGTGTGATAGGCTGGATCCAGCAGGTGCTGACTTGA